From a single Schistosoma mansoni strain Puerto Rico chromosome 4, complete genome genomic region:
- a CDS encoding putative rac guanyl-nucleotide exchange factor, with amino-acid sequence MSLNDVILDHESNQCLFVCAKCGAEYVTRDMLAMHMMDSARAGMCVETDATTNASNVNNNNNHKTTLCEDLVDSDKLITQKHDAVSNNFDLPPYRSSLSSWIGERTEPIFNILFNQLTLPNLYSIQNSTPINNNNNNINDINSPHANPKNCKSLSGYEGNIPSLRGCQINPDDSSSFIDMQKSECLHSLLLNSKYPTNNISSNIKMNLIRSLKVNETDVFPKSTIKDSFQFMNEKSISNDNKTKLKNVPNEVVTSQTSTSSVYSFVKSLTGRNAISTSNRDISKSLNFSPGTQLTNDDQKFINNVQCKSHRENQDFNSQESLRIAIPDSNVKCIENHRVSKCSELFEDVKRSENFDHPIKIKRSRSLPSPRGLGSQQRNCEMNYSVLEGNNRFLNTSNMNDGSSVFHKIRRDRRCYKKSGFKNLRKFVNYNLSKLNILKNSHFVSEMHHDKIGTNSNCYNDTETAMNIHNNSEMNNQNISKVEHFQPIFPYICEYCQIGFVQQALYCLHMGMHCVNNPLKCNMCAQNCLDVYDFIGHTMHF; translated from the exons ATGTCACTGAATGATGTCATATTAGACCATGAATCAAATCAATGTCTATTTGTATGCGCTAAGTGTGGAGCAGAATATGTTACACGAGATATGTTAGCTATGCATATGATGGATAGTGCACGTGCTGGAATGTGTGTAGAAACTGATGCAACCACTAATGCATCAAatgtgaacaataataataatcacaagaCAACTCTCTGTGAAGATCTAGTTGATTCAGATAAACTTATCACACAGAAACATGATGCAGTATCAAACAATTTTGATCTTCCACCGTATCGTTCTTCTTTATCAAGTTGGATAGGTGAAAGAACTGAACCAATATTTAATATATTATTCAATCAACTCACTTTACCGAATCTATATTCTATACAAAATTCTACaccaattaataataacaataataacattaaCGATATAAACAGTCCTCATGCAAATCCGAAAAACTGTAAATCCTTATCAGGATACGAAGGTAATATACCTTCTCTTAGAGGATGTCAAATAAATCCAGATGATTCTTCATCATTTATAGATATGCAAAAAAGTGAATGTCTACATAGTCTACTGTTGAATTCTAAGTATCCAACAAATAATATTTCGTCAAATATAAAGATGAATTTAATTCGGTCTTTAAAAGTTAATGAAACTGATGTATTTCCAAAATCAACAATAAAAGACAGTTTTCAATTCATGAATGAAAAATCTATCTCGAACGATAATAAAACTAAACTGAAAAATGTTCCTAATGAAGTTGTAACAAGTCAAACATCGACATCATCAGTGTATTCTTTTGTAAAATCTCTTACTGGACGTAATGCTATATCAACCTCAAATCGTGATATTTCAAAATCATTGAATTTCTCACCAGGCACACAGTTAACTAATGATGAccaaaaatttataaataacgtTCAATGTAAATCTCATAGAGAAAACCAAGATTTTAATAGTCAAGAAAGTTTGAGAATTGCTATTCCAGATTCAAATGTAAAATGTATTGAGAACCATAGAGTTTCTAAGTGTAGTGAGTTGTTTGAAGATGTTAAGAGATCTGAGAATTTTGATCACCCCATCAAAATAAAAAGAAGTCGATCATTGCCCTCACCACGAGGATTAGGAAGTCAACAAAGAAATTGTGAAATGAATTATTCGGTTTTGGAAGGAAACAACCGATTTTTGAATACAAGTAATATGAACGACGGTAGTAGTGTTTTTCATAAG ATACGACGTGATCGCAGGTGTTATAAGAAATCGGGCTTTAAAAATTTGCGTAAATTTGTAAATTACAATTTATCCAAGctcaatattttgaaaaattcacATTTTGTATCCGAAATGCATCATGATAAAATAGGTACGAATTCAAACTGTTACAATGACACAGAAACTGCTATGAATATTCACAATAACAGTGAAATGAACAATCAAAATATCAGTAAAGTTGAACACTTTCAACCAATTTTCCCATACATTTGTGAATATTGTCAAATCGGATTTGTTCAGCAAGCTTTATATTGTTTACACATGGGAATGCACTGTGTAAATAACCCATTGAAATGTAATATGTGTGCACAAAACTGTCTAGATGTTTATGACTTTATTGGACATACAATGCATTTTTGA